The window CCATCATTTATTCCAGATCAATTTTTACTGATAGAAATAGAGCTTTCTGATGATCGAAATAAAAGGAATTTTAAAATAAGTAAGCATGGCTAAGGAAATCTCTAGAACGGGCTTTGATGTTTTAGCAAGAAAAGGAGCTTTATATCCACAAGAAGAACTATTAGCTGTTAAAAAAGGGAAAAATTCCATGCAAATCGGAATTCCAAATGAAATTTCTTTACAAGAAAAACGTGTGCCATTAACCCCAGGTGCAGTTGCTTTGCTTTCAAATAATGGTCATGAAATAATTGTTGAAAGTGGAATGGGACTAAGTAGTAATTTCACTGACAATGAGTATAGTGATGCCGGTGCAAAGATAGTGTATTCCGCTAAGGAAGCTTTCGAGGCACAATTAGTTGTAAAAATTGAGCCCCCTACGCAAGAGGAAATTGAATTATTTAAGCCGGGTAGTTTTTTGATTTCTGCACTTCAATTGGGGCAATTGAATAAAGAATACTTTCTTTCCTTAAATAATAAGAGAATTAATGCTATTGGTATTGAATTGATTGAGGATAAAGTGGGAGGGATGCCAGTAGTGAGAGCAATGAGTGAAGTTGCAGGTATTTCTGCTATCCAAATAGCTACTGAGTTGCTAAGTAATCTAAATGATGGAAAAGGAATTATACTAGGAGGAATTACTGGAGTTAGGCCGACCAAGGTGGTTATTTTAGGTGCAGGAACAGTTGGCGAATATGCTGCAAGAGCTGCATTAGGATTGGGAGCTAATATCGAAATTTATGATAATCATCTTTATAAATTAAGAAGGATTAAACACGCTTTAGGTCAACCAGTTCATACCAGTACATTGGACACTGTGATGTTAAGTGAATCTTTAACAGAGGCAGATGTTTTAATTTGTGCAATTAGGGCTGAAAAGGGACGTAATAGATGCATAGTTACGGAAGAAATGGTGATGAACATGCGTAAAAATGCTGTAATTATTGATGTTAGTATTGACCAGGGGGGCTGTGTAGAAACTTCAGAGGTAACATCTCATGATAACCCAACCTTTAAAAAGTTTGATGTAATCCATTATTGCGTACCAAATATAGCATCAAGGGTGTCAAGAACTGCAAGTAATGCTGTAAGTAACATTTTAACCCCTATGTTGTTGCAAGCTGGTGATGTAGGAGGGATAGAAGAAATGATTTTCACGCATTCCTGGTTTATGAAAGGAGTTTATACCTATAAAGGAAGCCTCACCAATATGCATCTAGCCAAAAAATTTGATTTGAAATATAAGGAATTAAGTTTATTGATGGCTGCCAGATTTTAAGCTGATTCTATTATTTCAACTATCACTTTGCCATTTTTTAGTGCGTTTGCTGATTCAAATTAAGAACACATTACTCAATAATTTTTAATTAAAACCTGTGAGACAGACAGGTTTTCTGCAATAATGACAGGATTGCGCCTATATGGCGGTAAGCATTTAAACGTTTAATATTTTTTCAAAATAATTCAAAATTCTTTAAACAATTCACCTAACTAGTTGGTTTACAGTAGTATATTTTTCCAATAAATTTATTTAAAACTTGTTTTGACATCATTTTCAGTGATTGATGCATAATGCTTGCATGTGACACACTGTAATTGAGTCATTTTTTATTTAAACAATATAATTATACATATGAAAGTACTTGTAATAGGAGCAGGTAACATGGGTTTAGCATATGCTAAAGCCTTAGTGAAATCAGAATTTCTTTCTAATCATAATTTAATGATTTCAGATACCAGCCCTGAGAAGACAGAAGAATTAAAGAAAATTAGTCGTTTTGATGTTTATACTAATCTGTCAGATTGTTTACCAAAAGCAGATATAATCTTTATTGCAGTTAAGCCATATCATGCTGAAGAATTATTTTCTGAATTGAAGCCAATGATGTCACCAGATCAAATTGTGATTTCAATTATGGCGGGTGTTACAATTCAGAGTATGAAAGATGGATTAGGAATAACTAAAGTGGTAAGAGCTATGCCTAACTTACCAGCTCAAGTTGGTAAAGGGTTAACATCATTCACAGCTTCTGATGAAGTATCAAGATTAGAGCTTTCAACTGTAGAAAACTTATTGGATACTACTGGTAGATCAGTAAGATTAGATACAGAAAATGACGTAGATGCATCTACTGGAATTTCTGGTAGTGGACCTGCCTATGTTTTCTATTTTATGCAATCTATGATGGAAGCTGCTCAGAAAATGGGATTCTCGGATCACGATTCAAAAGTATTAGTTGGTCAAACCTTTGAAGGAGCTGTAGAATTATTTAATAAATCTGACTTAAGTCCTAAAGAGTGGATGACGAGAGTAGCATCCAAAGGAGGAACAACACGAGCAGCACTTGATTCAATGGAGGATAATAACATTAATAGTCTTATTGAAGAAGCGGCTCATGCAGCCTTTAATAGAGCAGTTGAATTAGGAAAAGAATCATAAACCCTGTCAATTGTGAAAAAACATTCAAAAAGAGTAGTAGTAAAAATAGGTACTAATGTGATGACCAATAAGGATAATCGCATTGTAGTACCTATCCTAAAAAGAATTGTAGATCAAGTTGCACGTCTTTATGAAGAAGATGTAATGTGCGTACTTATTTCTTCAGGTTCTGTGATTGCAGGTAAAGAAGTATTGGATGATAATGAGATTGATAATCTAGATAATCCTGAACAGAGAAGACAAGTATATTCGGCTGTAGGTCAACCAAGAATGATGCGTCATTATTACAGTATTTTCCATGATTATGGAATGCGCTGTGCGCAAGTATTGGCTACTAAAAGGGATTTTGATTTTGGTAGACACAGAGATAACATGATCAATTGTTACGAAGGTTTATTAAGTCAAGGAATTGTTCCTATTGCCAATGAGGATGATGCAGTTTCACTTTCAATGTCAATGTTTTCCGATAATGATGAATTGGCGAGCTTAGTGGCTGAGTTGGTGAAAGCAGATACTTTGATTTTATTGACGGATACAGATGGTATCTATGATGGACACCCAGATCACGATGATTCTAGCTTGATTAGAACGGTAACCACTGATCAAAAAGTTGAGCAATTTGTTCAAGAATCGGACAAAGGTGAAGGAGAAGGCCGAGGAGGAATGGAATCAAAAATTAATGTTGCTAAAGGTGCAGCATCGAAGGATATCACAACTTATATCGCAAATGGTAAGAGAGAAGATGTGATTATTGATATAGTTCATGGGAAAGATGTAGGAACTAGAATTTACAAAGAAGACTAAAGAGTACATCTTTCGAGAGAATATTTTTTAACTAAAAATTTATATGCTTTTATGAAGCTTTTAAATACTGAAATTAAAAATGCAGTTTTACAATCAATGATAGATAATCTTGATAAAGAAAGAGAGGCTATCATTGCTGCAAATAAGAAAGATTTAGACGCATTTAATAGAGATGATCAGGCTCTTTATGATCGTTTAGTTGTTGATTCAGCGAAAGTTGATGATATGATTAGAGCGGTTAAAGAGGTTAAAGACCAAGATGATCCAGTTGGAAATGTAATAAGTGAAGATACCTTAGAGAATGGATTAAATATCACTAATAAAACAGCTCCATTCGGTACGATTATGATTATTTATGAATCGCGTCCGGATGTAACCATTGAGGCTGCTGTTTTAGCATTTAAAGCGAATAATAAAATATTATTGAAGGGTGGTAAAGAAGCTCACAATAGTAATGAAGAATTGGTGAAATGCTGGCATAAATCGTTGAAAGAAAATGGTTTAGAGGAAGATTGGATCCAATACTTAAAAATGGATAGACCAACTACTCAGGAATTCTTGAGAAATCCAGACCAGCCTCTTGACTTAATTGTTCCTAGAGGAGGTGAACGCTTGATTGATTTCGTGAAAGAACATGCGAAATGTGCAGTTTTAGTGAGTGGTAGAGGTAATAATTTTGCTTATGTAGCGCCAGATGCTGATATGGAAAAAGTGATTCCTGTTATCGTTAATGCTAAAACTGATAAAATATCAGGTTGTAACGCTTTAGATAAAATTTTAGTAGATGAAAATCATCCTAAGTTTGAAGAAACTCTAAAAACTATTGAAAAAGAACTTACTGATAAGGGAGTTCATATAGTAGCGAGTGATAAAGTGATTAATAGCTTAGAAACAAATGATAAAATCGACAGTGAAGATGTTTGGTATGAAGAATTCTTAGCTATGAAGGCTGCCATGACATCGGTGAATGGCTTGGACGATGCTATTGATTTTATCAATAAATATTCTGGAGGCCACTCCAATACTATATTGACTGAAACGAAAGAAGATGCTGAGAAATTTATGGAACAAGTAGATAGTGCTGCTGTATATCATAATGCTTCAACGCGTTTTACTGATGGTGGTCAAATGGGAGTGGGGGCTGAGTTAGCGATTAGTACTGACAAGCTTCACCACAGAGGTCCTTTAGGCTTAAAGCAATTAGTAACTAATAAATATTACGTTTTAGGTAGCGGACAAATCAGGAAATAATTTTATAAATTATACATACAAAAAAAGGCTTATCATTATATGATAAGCCTTTTTTTGTTTAATTCCAGATGTTATAAGCGACTTGGACGCCAAGTCTAAAGTTATATCGAAGCCCATTTTGATCTCCCATTTGTTGACCATCTGAGGTAAACATTTTATCGGGTATATCTGCTAAACCTGTATAGTCTTTAATATAATTAAACCCCAAGCCACCAAATATCTTAATATAAAAAGGATCGAAAGAGTATAATTTTCCAATCTTAAAATTTATGCCTGGAATTATTCTTTCAATTCTAGAATCAAAAAATCTATAATATTCACAATCTCCGAACTCATCATTGCAACTATAACCTGCTACTCTATCGGATTTAAAACTTGCCCAATAAAATTGAGATTCAATATCAAGGAATGTAAATGAGTTTTGTGGATAATTGATCTCATTTTCTAATATAAAACGATAGTAAAAATAAAGTTTAGCACCGTATACTTCCGAATATTGATTATTTGCATTTAGTTGATTAAAGCCTTGCACATCATAAATATATCCTAATTCAACCCCATAAGCATTTTCTTTATTAAAAGTTTGCATCATACCAAAATCTAGAGAATTATAATTTTCGAAGGCAGAACTCAATGAAAGATAAGTTAGAAATAGTGGTTCATAATCATTCTCCTTATTTGGAAAAGAGTTGTTTAGGGTGTTTTGACTTAAACTGGAAAACGAAGTAGCTATAAAAGTAAAAACTAGTAAAAATTTATTCATTACCCTCAATGCTTAAGATTTGACTCAGTTCTTTTAATTCATAAGGATCATTATAATCATATTGATAAATTCCGTTTTTACCCGTGATGATAAGCTCCTTTCTAGCGTAATTTGTAATCACATCATAGCTAGGAATACTATCATAATGTGATATTAATTGAGGATTTGCTCTGTCTTTTATATTAAAAACTTTAAAACCATAATCTCCTTCACAAACAAATAATACAGTATCACTAACTGAGAGCCCATGAGGGTTTTTCATTTCAATAGTATTCAATAACCTTGGGTCTCTAAGGTTAGAAACGTCTACTACCTCCATACGGTCAACCCCAGTTTGGCATGTAGTTCCGCTTCTTAGTGTAACATATGCGATACTGTTGGATACTACTACAGGATCGCATGAGAATGAATGTTCAAAATCTGACAGGAATTGAGGGACTGGTCCATTATCTAATGAGTAAATCTTCATACCCCATTGAGTTCCTAAAAACAAATAATTTTCATAGGGGAATATAGTCTCTACTCCTGAGCCAACTTCAAGCGTATTCAGTAATTCAGGATTATCTGGATTCGCAATATCGAATGTTTTAAGTGTGTTTTCATCTACAATGTAAAGGTATCCTTTCAAGAAAGTGAAGCGGGTCATTGATCCACCTTTCCCTTCACCTGAAGCATCAAACTCTGCATCGCTCACGCATGAAGAAAGGCTAATGAAAATTATAAAAGTATATATAAAAAAGGAGCGTAATTTTAAGCTTTTCATATTCTGATAGTTTTGGGTTAACGGTAACATTTAGGTGATTGAAGAGTGGTCAATTCCCAACCAATTACTAATCCTTTTTCAGGATCGGGGCATTCAAAATAAAAACCTTCTTGCTGAGGATATTGAGAACCGAAGGGAAAAACATCCTTCACACGAGATGCTATTTTTACATTCTCTGGATTATTAATGTCTATGGCTAAAAGATCTGATGCTTGATCTGCATACAAAATATTATCTCTGACAGCTACATCATTACTACCTGTTATTTGAATAAACCCAATGTTTTGAGGATTTTCAGGATTACGATTATCAAAAACATGAATTCCTTTTAATCGATCGACCAATAATAAATAGTCATTGATAACATAAATTTTACCAGGATCCTCAATTTCTCTAGGAGGCAAGGTTTTAACTTCTTTTTCGCCTTCTGTAGCGTAAATAGGTCTATAACCTTCTACTTCTTCTACGTCAAAATTAGGGACGTTTTCCCAATTATTGCAGGCCAATATGCTTAGGCCAAAAGCTGAAATGGTTAATAGTTTGAGTATTTTATATTTCATACTGAATCAATTTAGTGGTTCCTTTTTATTGACACATATGTATGTAATTTGGTTGTAATAAATTGTTAGTTAATAAATTCATAACATTAAGGATTCTCTTAGACTGTTCAAATATACTGCAGACTAATATTAAAATTTCAAATTTTTATAGCATCTTAGCAAGAGAGAGTTCAATATGCGCATTACTACAACCGTTTTATTCTTCGTTTTTCTGCTAACTTCTTTCACTTTCAATTCTTTTTCACAAGGTGGAAATGGTTCAGCTGACAGTATAGAGGTTATCAGACTCAATAATCTTTTTAAACTTCAATACAGAAGTGAACCAGCAAAAAGTTTTGAGTATGCTAATACTGCTTTGGAGATATCCCAGAGGATTAATTTTCTGTCAGGTGAAGCTACTGCTTATAATAATTTAGGAGTTTACTATAAACAAAAAGGAGATTACGATAAGGCTTTAAAAAATTATAGACTAGCATTTAACCTATACGAGTCCTTACATCAGAAGGAGGGAGTAGCCAAATCTTTAAGTAATATAGGAAATATTTATTCCATAAATGATGATTATGAACAAGCTTTAAAATATTACACTCAGGCTAGAGATATTTTTTCTGAATTAAATGATCAGGGGAAATTGCTCATGATTTTAAATAATATAGGCAGCATTTATCTTGATAATGGTCAAGAAATAGAAGCGATTCATTATTATCAACAAGTATTAAATATATACAATAAAAATCCTTATCAATCTTCTTTATTTGATCCTTTTAGTAACATTGGAAAAGTCTATTTTGACCGACAGGAATATGATAGTGCTTTATTTTATTTTAATAAATCATTAAAAAAAGAAGAGGCGGATGATAATAAGTTTGGTATAGCAAGCGCTTTGGTAAAAATTGCCAGACTTCATAACGCCAGAGGTAGCTATTTAGCTGCAGAAGGTGCAGGCTTAGATGCAGTAGATCTTGCCGATGAAATTAATGCAAAACCCATTCTATTAGATGCTTACAGTACCTTAGCGGAGGTCTATTTACATTTAGATGATTTGGAGAATTCATATGTATATATGAATCAATATCACATTATGAGCGATAGCCTTTTCAATGAAAGTTCTAGAAGAGCCATCGCAGAATTAGAAAAAGCCATTGAATTAGAGCAAAAAGAAAAAGAAATAGCACTGCTGAAAAAAGAGTCTGAGATAAAGGACTTGCAATATAAGAACAGCCAGCTTTTTAACTATAGCACTGTGGCCCTTTCCTTACTTTTACTTGCATTAGCCATCATTTCATATTTGAAATTTAAGCAAAATAGGAAAGCTAAATCTTTATTAGAATATCAGAATAAACAGATTTTAGAAAGTAAAAAAGCGATTGAGGTACAAAAAATGAAGCTTGAAAGTTGGAATCAAAATATTACAGATTCCATAGAATATGCTAAAAATCTTCAGGAAGGAATTATGAATAAAAATAATTTCAAAGAGAATATACCTTCCTCATTTGTTTTTTATCAACCTAAGGATATTGTAAGTGGTGATTTCTATTGGTATGCAAGACAATCTAATTACGATATTCTAGCTTTAATTGACTGCACAGGACATGGAGTGGCTGGAGCATTCATGACCGTAATTGCAAATGCAACCATGAATCAAATTGTGATTGATGAAAAAGAAACAGATACTCATAAAATATTACAAAAGCTTGACGAGAAGGTTCGAGAAATTCTCAAGCAGAAAGAAGTAACGACTATGAATTACAGCATGGATGTTTCTTTATGTAAAATAGATTATGATAAAAATATCCTCACATTTTCAGGAGCAAAAAGACCTCTTTATGTTGTAGAGAATAATGAACTAAAGGAGTTTAAGGGAAATAGTTTTACAATTGGAGATTACTACAATAGCCCTGACAAGAAGTTTACTTTTCAGGAAATAGACATTTCTGATAATCAATGTTTTTATTTAAGTTCTGATGGTTATGCAGATCAATTTGGGATGCAAACGCAAAAGAAATATTTAAGGAAAAGATTCAAAGGGCTTCTTGAAAATATTGCTTCAAAAAGCTTTTCAGAACAAGAAAAAAGCCTTCGTAAAGAAATGAAAAGATGGCAAGGGGAAATGGAGCAAACTGATGATATGTTGGTGATTGGGTTTAGTGCGAAATAAGTTCAAAGAAAAACGGGGTGATTAATATTCTAATCACCCCTTTTTTAATAAAATTTATTTAATCAACATTTTTCCTCCAAATGATCCAGACTTTGATTGAATTTGATAGTTGTAAAGTCCGGAAGGTAAATCATTCCTTTCAAACTGTATTGATTGTTTTCCAGAACTTAGATTTTTAAAAGTTTCCTCTCTAACTAATTGTCCTTTTAAGTCATACACTCTCAATTTGACAGATTCTTTTTTGTTAAGATTGAAAGTTAAATTAGTTTGATTGGTAAAAGGATTTGGAAAAACTGAATATTTAGAATTCGTTATTTGGTCTTCCGTACTCAAAATCCTTTGAGTGGTAAAAGACCATTCAATAGTTTCGTTTTCTTTTCCTGAAGCACTTATAATACTTTTTTCAGGAATTGTTACTTGATAAGTATTAGATCCTAAACCAATATGTACTAAGTTTAATGATAAGCTATCAATATAAATGTCCGTTAAAGAAATCTCCGTACCATTTATATCTTCTAATGTTATTCCACTTAAATCAATTTCTTTTATTTCCTGATCAAAAGTGATATAAATTTCAGTCGTCTTTTCTACTGAAGTAGCTTCTGCTGCTGGCATGGTTTCTTGTATAGCTATACTACAGGTCTCATCACCGATGATATTCCATCCATAATCATCAATTAATTGTTTTCTATATCCAGCGGAGGCACAATACAATAAGCCTTCAGCACTTAGCGCGATTTCAGATGGTATGTTGCCATTTGTCGCCCAGCCTTCTAAGGTTAGGTCATAATTAGCCGGAGATAATCCTGAATTAGTTAGAAATTCGAATAGGCTGCTAGCATTGGATAAATCCCAGTTACCCAGGTTTTGATCGAATCCAGTGGCATTATAGAACATACCTGATATATCTGTAACATTTGCTGTATTCCATTCACTAATATCCTGATTAAAATTTGTAGCCTCTCTGAACATATCTGTCATGTTGGTCACGTTGCTAACATTCCAAGTTGAGATTTCTGAATTCATAGAATCTGCACCGTAGAACATACCCCGCATATTAGTTACATTACTCACATCCCAGCTACTGATGTCACCTTGAAAAGAGTCCGCATCCCAGAACATATATTCCATGTCTGTTACTTTAGAAGTATTCCAATCAGAGAGGTCCAGATTAATGGCTGTTGCGCTAGCAAATAATCTGGACATTTTAGTCACATTAGATACATCCCAGTTACTTAAATCCGGATTAAAAT is drawn from Marivirga arenosa and contains these coding sequences:
- a CDS encoding alanine dehydrogenase, with amino-acid sequence MAKEISRTGFDVLARKGALYPQEELLAVKKGKNSMQIGIPNEISLQEKRVPLTPGAVALLSNNGHEIIVESGMGLSSNFTDNEYSDAGAKIVYSAKEAFEAQLVVKIEPPTQEEIELFKPGSFLISALQLGQLNKEYFLSLNNKRINAIGIELIEDKVGGMPVVRAMSEVAGISAIQIATELLSNLNDGKGIILGGITGVRPTKVVILGAGTVGEYAARAALGLGANIEIYDNHLYKLRRIKHALGQPVHTSTLDTVMLSESLTEADVLICAIRAEKGRNRCIVTEEMVMNMRKNAVIIDVSIDQGGCVETSEVTSHDNPTFKKFDVIHYCVPNIASRVSRTASNAVSNILTPMLLQAGDVGGIEEMIFTHSWFMKGVYTYKGSLTNMHLAKKFDLKYKELSLLMAARF
- the proC gene encoding pyrroline-5-carboxylate reductase; translated protein: MKVLVIGAGNMGLAYAKALVKSEFLSNHNLMISDTSPEKTEELKKISRFDVYTNLSDCLPKADIIFIAVKPYHAEELFSELKPMMSPDQIVISIMAGVTIQSMKDGLGITKVVRAMPNLPAQVGKGLTSFTASDEVSRLELSTVENLLDTTGRSVRLDTENDVDASTGISGSGPAYVFYFMQSMMEAAQKMGFSDHDSKVLVGQTFEGAVELFNKSDLSPKEWMTRVASKGGTTRAALDSMEDNNINSLIEEAAHAAFNRAVELGKES
- the proB gene encoding glutamate 5-kinase is translated as MKKHSKRVVVKIGTNVMTNKDNRIVVPILKRIVDQVARLYEEDVMCVLISSGSVIAGKEVLDDNEIDNLDNPEQRRQVYSAVGQPRMMRHYYSIFHDYGMRCAQVLATKRDFDFGRHRDNMINCYEGLLSQGIVPIANEDDAVSLSMSMFSDNDELASLVAELVKADTLILLTDTDGIYDGHPDHDDSSLIRTVTTDQKVEQFVQESDKGEGEGRGGMESKINVAKGAASKDITTYIANGKREDVIIDIVHGKDVGTRIYKED
- a CDS encoding glutamate-5-semialdehyde dehydrogenase; this encodes MKLLNTEIKNAVLQSMIDNLDKEREAIIAANKKDLDAFNRDDQALYDRLVVDSAKVDDMIRAVKEVKDQDDPVGNVISEDTLENGLNITNKTAPFGTIMIIYESRPDVTIEAAVLAFKANNKILLKGGKEAHNSNEELVKCWHKSLKENGLEEDWIQYLKMDRPTTQEFLRNPDQPLDLIVPRGGERLIDFVKEHAKCAVLVSGRGNNFAYVAPDADMEKVIPVIVNAKTDKISGCNALDKILVDENHPKFEETLKTIEKELTDKGVHIVASDKVINSLETNDKIDSEDVWYEEFLAMKAAMTSVNGLDDAIDFINKYSGGHSNTILTETKEDAEKFMEQVDSAAVYHNASTRFTDGGQMGVGAELAISTDKLHHRGPLGLKQLVTNKYYVLGSGQIRK
- a CDS encoding LVIVD repeat-containing protein; amino-acid sequence: MKSLKLRSFFIYTFIIFISLSSCVSDAEFDASGEGKGGSMTRFTFLKGYLYIVDENTLKTFDIANPDNPELLNTLEVGSGVETIFPYENYLFLGTQWGMKIYSLDNGPVPQFLSDFEHSFSCDPVVVSNSIAYVTLRSGTTCQTGVDRMEVVDVSNLRDPRLLNTIEMKNPHGLSVSDTVLFVCEGDYGFKVFNIKDRANPQLISHYDSIPSYDVITNYARKELIITGKNGIYQYDYNDPYELKELSQILSIEGNE
- a CDS encoding LVIVD repeat-containing protein; this encodes MKYKILKLLTISAFGLSILACNNWENVPNFDVEEVEGYRPIYATEGEKEVKTLPPREIEDPGKIYVINDYLLLVDRLKGIHVFDNRNPENPQNIGFIQITGSNDVAVRDNILYADQASDLLAIDINNPENVKIASRVKDVFPFGSQYPQQEGFYFECPDPEKGLVIGWELTTLQSPKCYR
- a CDS encoding tetratricopeptide repeat protein, whose protein sequence is MRITTTVLFFVFLLTSFTFNSFSQGGNGSADSIEVIRLNNLFKLQYRSEPAKSFEYANTALEISQRINFLSGEATAYNNLGVYYKQKGDYDKALKNYRLAFNLYESLHQKEGVAKSLSNIGNIYSINDDYEQALKYYTQARDIFSELNDQGKLLMILNNIGSIYLDNGQEIEAIHYYQQVLNIYNKNPYQSSLFDPFSNIGKVYFDRQEYDSALFYFNKSLKKEEADDNKFGIASALVKIARLHNARGSYLAAEGAGLDAVDLADEINAKPILLDAYSTLAEVYLHLDDLENSYVYMNQYHIMSDSLFNESSRRAIAELEKAIELEQKEKEIALLKKESEIKDLQYKNSQLFNYSTVALSLLLLALAIISYLKFKQNRKAKSLLEYQNKQILESKKAIEVQKMKLESWNQNITDSIEYAKNLQEGIMNKNNFKENIPSSFVFYQPKDIVSGDFYWYARQSNYDILALIDCTGHGVAGAFMTVIANATMNQIVIDEKETDTHKILQKLDEKVREILKQKEVTTMNYSMDVSLCKIDYDKNILTFSGAKRPLYVVENNELKEFKGNSFTIGDYYNSPDKKFTFQEIDISDNQCFYLSSDGYADQFGMQTQKKYLRKRFKGLLENIASKSFSEQEKSLRKEMKRWQGEMEQTDDMLVIGFSAK